A DNA window from Ornithinimicrobium humiphilum contains the following coding sequences:
- a CDS encoding 6-pyruvoyl trahydropterin synthase family protein, which translates to MFTLTVRDHVMVAHSLPDPFFGPAQGLHGATYVVEAGFERADLDEHGVVLDIGAASEALSAVLGRIAYRNLDEVEELAGVVTTTEWLARWVAEQLAASLDTAGLSAVTVVLREHPDAWASYRLALT; encoded by the coding sequence GTGTTCACCCTCACCGTCCGCGACCACGTGATGGTCGCCCACTCCCTGCCCGACCCGTTCTTCGGCCCGGCGCAGGGCCTCCACGGGGCCACCTACGTGGTGGAGGCCGGTTTCGAGAGGGCCGACCTCGACGAGCACGGGGTGGTCCTCGACATCGGCGCCGCCTCCGAGGCGCTGTCCGCGGTGCTCGGGCGCATCGCCTACCGCAACCTCGACGAGGTGGAGGAGCTCGCCGGCGTGGTCACCACCACCGAGTGGCTGGCGCGGTGGGTCGCCGAGCAGCTGGCCGCCTCGCTGGACACCGCCGGCCTGTCCGCGGTGACCGTCGTGCTGCGCGAGCACCCGGACGCCTGGGCGTCCTACCGCCTGGCCCTGACGTGA
- a CDS encoding glycosyltransferase family 4 protein translates to MTRILVPARTGLGPSGGDRYDAALAAAWRDRGRDVELLPVPGPWPDPGPAELERLAELVSDAPAGPVLLDGLVGCAAPEVVEGTGRPLTLLVHALLADGAGATGDRAAALDAVEQRALAAASTVIVTSGWAARRLTERHGRRDVVIAPPGTTRAPVARGGLATTGTPGLLALGAVSRVKNQALLLDALERVADLPWRLVVAGPVADPDLARTLEARTASGCLAGRVTWAGTVEGEELERLWDGTDLLMHPSRSETYGMAVAEALAHGIPAVVGAGTGAEEVLAGEGSSWEALAGAAVPTDDPGELAETLRRWLTDAPLRQVWRRRAHGRRNLLTGWGRTAEQIDRALDRIGP, encoded by the coding sequence GTGACCCGGATCCTCGTCCCTGCTCGCACAGGTCTCGGCCCGAGCGGTGGCGACCGCTACGACGCGGCCCTCGCCGCAGCGTGGCGGGACCGCGGCCGCGACGTCGAGCTCCTCCCGGTCCCCGGTCCCTGGCCGGACCCCGGCCCGGCCGAGCTGGAGCGCCTCGCGGAGCTGGTCTCCGACGCGCCGGCCGGCCCCGTGCTCCTCGACGGGCTCGTGGGCTGCGCCGCCCCGGAGGTGGTCGAGGGAACGGGTCGTCCCCTGACCCTCCTCGTCCACGCCCTCCTGGCCGACGGTGCCGGCGCGACCGGGGACCGTGCCGCGGCCCTGGACGCCGTCGAGCAGCGGGCGCTCGCCGCCGCCTCGACCGTGATCGTGACGAGCGGCTGGGCCGCCCGGCGCCTGACCGAGCGCCACGGCCGGCGCGACGTCGTCATCGCCCCGCCGGGCACCACGAGGGCGCCGGTGGCCCGGGGCGGGCTGGCGACCACCGGCACCCCCGGCCTGCTGGCCCTCGGCGCCGTCTCGCGGGTCAAGAACCAGGCCCTGCTGCTCGACGCCCTCGAGCGGGTCGCCGACCTGCCCTGGCGACTGGTCGTGGCCGGGCCGGTCGCGGACCCCGACCTCGCCCGCACCCTCGAGGCGCGCACCGCCTCCGGCTGCCTGGCCGGCAGGGTCACCTGGGCGGGCACGGTCGAGGGCGAGGAGCTCGAGCGGCTGTGGGACGGCACCGACCTGCTCATGCACCCGTCCCGCAGCGAGACCTACGGCATGGCCGTCGCCGAGGCGCTGGCGCACGGCATACCCGCCGTGGTGGGGGCCGGGACCGGTGCCGAGGAGGTGCTGGCCGGCGAGGGCTCCTCGTGGGAGGCGCTCGCCGGCGCCGCGGTCCCGACCGACGACCCGGGAGAGCTCGCGGAGACCCTGCGCCGGTGGTTGACCGACGCCCCGTTGCGCCAGGTCTGGCGACGTCGGGCGCACGGGCGGCGCAATCTCCTGACGGGCTGGGGACGTACCGCCGAGCAGATCGACCGCGCACTCGACAGGATCGGCCCATGA